Proteins encoded within one genomic window of Verrucomicrobiota bacterium:
- a CDS encoding DUF4926 domain-containing protein, which produces MKYDLFIRVALAQDLPQRRLRRGDVATVVEHHAGRPGEEPGYSLEVFNAVGETVDVVTVRESQIEPLTADELLTVRSLEPAAP; this is translated from the coding sequence ATGAAATATGACCTGTTCATTCGCGTGGCGCTTGCGCAAGACCTGCCGCAACGCCGGCTGCGCCGTGGCGACGTGGCCACAGTAGTTGAACACCACGCCGGTCGACCGGGAGAAGAACCAGGCTACTCGCTTGAAGTGTTCAATGCCGTCGGTGAGACCGTTGACGTCGTGACCGTCCGCGAGTCTCAAATCGAGCCGTTGACCGCAGATGAATTGCTAACCGTCCGCTCGCTCGAACCGGCGGCTCCTTGA